The DNA window TTCACTGCGAATGATGTAACTGCTCGCCGCCTCGGTGCTCTCATGACGGTATAGGCAATGGCTAAAGTCAATCTTTGACTGCGGGCCAAAGGACGATACAACACGCTTTGTTGCAGACGATGAAACGTCGGGCAAAGGTGACACTAGATGCAGCTGGAGATCATCATGTTCTGCGAGTAGCTGCTCCAATACTTGAAGCGAATTTGGACAGTTACCTCCACGTCGGATATTGAGACTGGTGGCACGTAGCTTTGCGTCCTCTGACGGGAAAAAAGGTACACTGAAGGTAAGTTAGTAGATAACATGCATGTGAAATTGATGGTGACATTCTTGAGAATTGTGTCCAAGTAGCAAGCACCCACAACAATAAGGTGCCTCAtgctgtcttgtcttgtttcgACTGTCGTACCAAAAGTATAATGGGACTTTGTATCATCCAGCCTGTATTTCGTGTTTGCTTACACGCGATGCTTTTCTGTTGCTTGTCGTTGACGATATGCCGCTTCACCATTGTCAAGTGTTGTAGACGATGACAAGTAGCTTAGTCCTTTAAGCGCTCTTTAGGGGGGATTTCTCCGCCGACGTAATCAAGTTCCACCGGAATTCGTCACTGTTTTGTAGTCTTCATCGTTGAGGGCAAATTTCTGTTGTATTATACTGCTCCGAGAGGATGAGAGCTTCACGCTACCAGCTTTCAAGATGGGATATTTGTTCCCGCTGAGTCGCCGTAAAAGTTACAGCATGCCATTTGTAAATACATGTATTGCAAGGTTAGTATCTATGTCATGTGTTGTGTCTACCTAGTATCTACCTGTCAGTCGATGGATTGATCATTCCTGAACTTCACCAGTATACACTTAGACAAATACACAGCCTTGGTCAACCTTGGGCCACGAGACCGATTCTATTCCCGTTTTGATATTGAAGGGGCACATCTACAATTGCTCGGTCATTGTGTCAAGTGGAGGGCAGACCAACCTGTACCTAGTGAAGGTCATCTCAAATGTAGGGTAGCTCGTTGTCGATAGGTACTAGATTAGTAGTTAAGTAAGGTATGAAATCTTTCATATACCAAGGCTCCATATCCTGATTTTAacattaaataataattatttgcTACTTGTCATTCTTTTGATTATAGTCGATGGTAAATTATATTGAAAGCACAACTTACTGTATCAACTTATCCAAGACGTTAGATCATATTAAGCATGTTGAGTAAGTATCAGTAAGCCAACAACTTTCACTAAGTCATCCATCTTATGTCAATTGACCTGTCAAGGTCGGCCGACTTGAATACATCGGTTCTGGATTAAGTTTGCATAGTAGACTAGGTTTGTTGTATATTTGTTGTATATTTGTTAAATTGATCAGACCCTAGAACTTATAGCACTGATTTAAAACAATAAGTTGTTTAAAAGCCACTGATAGTAGAATAAGAGagacaacaacaccaaacaCATCTAACAGCTTCCTAGACAATACAATTCCCACAGCATCATACCATCAAACTTACCTACCCGTAGGAGGTACCTACAGGTATATAGGAGGTACATACTAAGGTACCTGACTTGAACCAGTGGGCCCATCTGCCAAACTGCCCCGCCATTGAGCCCTGGAAGACAACGTCATCAGCCCCGGCCAGCAATAGGACAAGAATCGAACAGAGCCATCCATCGCACCATTTTTGTGTATGATCCAAAGTTAAACTCCAAGATGGGCGATAATTCAGAAAAGCACATACATTTTCAAGACGGCGATTATGGCTCTGATGGATATTCTGACGATGATGCCAAAGCAGTGGAGGTATGCTTGACCACCTACTAATACTGGCTGGTACCTTTGCGCCGATACCACATACGATATACAAGAATGGTACGACTGATACAGTAGCATCTATACAGGTCGTATTCGATCCAGGAAATCCATACCGTCGCAAGAGCTCCATGGTAGCCTCAGAGATTAAAGCCCCTGTGATGCGCCACCCTACTCGTCGCGACGAGTGCCTCGTTCACCAATTCCTCGATAGCCAACGACGCGCCAAAGACGCTGCTTGCTCAGCGAGCGATCTCGACTCGGAAACTTCAATGGGAAACGGCTCCTCGTACATGAGCAGTCGCCCAGATCCCAGCCAAGCCAATCTTCACAAGACTCTCAATGGCGACAGTGTTGAAGCCATTCGCGACGAGGGCCTTGACTCGATTGTCGACCCGAAGGTTAAGAAGTGTCGTGCTGTTGTAGAGCCCGGTAGTATGGATCACTCTGGCCAAGCTGACCAGCAGGCCTGGACTCAGCAGATGACCAAGAGCATGTCTGAGTTTGACCTTGGAGGTTACCAGGAAGATGTGCGAAGTCGACTGCTCACGAAGCAGCAGCTCAGCGACATGGCATGGGGCGTAAGAGAACTCAGCCGCCGGCTAAGTAGCATGCGCCTTCgattcaaggtcaagagcATCTTCATCCTGACAAAGATTTACGACCAAGACTTGATTCCTAAAACACGAGAACTGGTGAAATGGCTACTAAATCATAACCACGAGGTCGCCTACACTGTTTATGTTCAAGACAAACTCAAGACGAACAAGAAGTTTGACGTCAGCGGGATTGTTGACGAGGTAAGCAAGGGATACGTCCAAAAGGACGGTGCAGACGAGCAAACGGTAAAAGACACACTCAACAAGAGGTTGCGATACTGGGATGAGAACATGTGTCGAGCACGACCCCATACCTTTGACTTTGTAATCTCACTTGGTGGTGATGGCACAGTACTATATGCCAGCTGGCTGTTCCAGCGCATCGTGCCACCTGTGCTGAGCTTTGCACTGGGAAGCCTAGGTTTCCTGACCAAGTTCGATTTTGAGGAATACCAAGAAACACTCACAACTGCGTTCACCAAGGGCGTCACCGTGAGTTTAAGGCTACGCTTCGAAGGCACCGTTATGAGGAGTCAACCGCGTAAGAAATCACAGCTCGATGGGGGTtccgatgaggatgaggatcaGCCACGAGACTTGGTAGAGGAGCTGATTGGTGAGGAGAGGGAGGACGAGCATACACATCGACCGGATGGGACGTTTGAGATTCTGAATGAGGTCGTGGTGGATCGAGGACCAAATCCAAGTAAGAACCCCAGAATCAACGTTGCCCCTGCAGGAGATGTTCTAACGTATGTCATAGCCTTGTCAACTACCGAGATTTTTGGAGACGACGAACACTTTACCTCGGTGTTGGCCGACGGCATCTGTGTGTCAACACCAACTGGTTCAACGGCTTACAATCTGGCTGCTGGTGGTTCTCTGTGCCACCCAGAAAACCCTGTGATGCTGGTGACGTCCATCTGTGCGCACACACTATCCTTCCGACCCATCATTCTACCCGACACGATCGTGCTGCGAGTTGGTGTTCCGTACGGAGCGCGGACATCTTCATGGGCGAGCTTCGACGGCCGAGAGCGTGTAGAGCTCAAGCCAGGAGACTACGTGACCATCAGTGCGAGTAGATTCCCGTTTGCTTCAGTACAGGCTGAGGGACGGAGGAGTGAGGATTGGGTCAATAGTATTAGTGGGAAACTCGGCTGGAATACACgacagaagcagaagagttATaaagagtgggagaaatgagaTGGCACTTGTATACGGATATAAAAATGTAAATTAACGATAGGACGGGATACTATTCGTGTAACAAGTCCGACGGGACAGGTGGCGTTTTGGTAGAGGTTATTAGTGCTGGCGTTTCTGCTTCGATGAACGAGATAATGAAACAATGCATTTAGCTCTGTTCTTTTAAGTCTTGTTGGTTGACCTTTGCCAGGGTCTTGGGTTGCTGGGTTTAAGTGGCTGTTAATGCTACTCTACCTACTCCACAATAGCTGGGCTACTCCTTAACATTGAAGATCGCATTTAATCAGCCCACCAAATTCAACTGCTCGAGTATTTGACACCGCTTCTTGTCGACAAAGGTTCAATTGCATCTCCAGCATCACCTCAATTGAAGCCATAACACCTCAAACAAGCTCTATATCAACTGATTGCGGCAAAGCATCATCAGATCCTATCACGATGGCAACAGAAACCGCATCCTCTCTTCCACCTGACCTGTTCGACCAAACCACAATCATCTCTCTCCTATCGACCCTCGCCATCGTCTTTGCCGCATACATCACCTCCCTCAAGTTCctaccatcttcatcttcgggAACCCTTCGCTTCCTGTTCATCTGGCATCTCGCCGACGCGCTGTGTCATTTCCTTCTCGAGGGAAGCTTCTTGTACCACTGCTTTTTCTCGCACCTGCCACTCCTCAAAGATGCAAAGACGGACCTCTTCCCTACGCCTGCAGGATTTCTAGGATACAGCGATCGCGTATATGGTGCGCAGTCAGGCGGAGATAACCCGTTTGCTATGCTGTGGATGGTGTATGCCAAGGCGGACAAGAGATGGGCCGGCGTGGACCTGGCAGTCGTGAGTTTGGAGTTGTTGACGGTGTTCTTTGACGGTCCCCTGGCTATCTACGTGTGCTATTGTCTTGCCAAGAAAGACCCCAAGGTCAGCATCTGGATGATCATACTGGCTACTTGCGAGTTGTACGGTGGTAAgtagcatcagcaatcatacGCTTGACAGACCAAGTTGTGCTGACAGACATAACCGCAGGCTTTATGACTTTCTGCCCCGAGTGGCTTGTTGGAAGCCCCAACCTTGACACGAGCAATTTTATGTATCTGTGGGTTTATCtgtatttttttaatactttatggGTTTGGATCCCCCTCTGGATCATCTGGTACTCGGTCAAGGATATTTCGAATGCTTTGAGCGTGCGTCAAGGGAAGAAGAATTTATAAAGCATAGAGCAAAGCATGATCCGGCCAAGATGGCCCATCGAGACTTAGCTGTATGGCAAAATGATCAAAACGAAGGAGACCCTTCAAAGTATGATAGTAGAAATCCCATTATTCCGGGGTAAATTTGTAAGCTATattcattttttttttttttttttactctccGCCGAAGCCTAAGTCTTCtcaaagctatcttataaatttaaaactaaaggatctatatagatcaagaacctaatatattaaacctaactttttcttaataactaACTTTCCTAATAAGACTATAactaatatagtaatagctaaactctataataagggggaaataaaaaaagcttctatatatatagtagctgcttcttttttctataatttactactaaatacctttaaactgGTCTAAATACTAGGCTATTATGCAGTCAGTTAATCCCTAGTCTATCTACTACTAACCGCTTTATGCTAACTAACTTCGCAGTCCTTGCCTAATATAATGCCGCCAAGAAGAAACGACTTAATGCTAAATgctaaaagaaaaagcctcTACAGCGGTATACCTGGCTATTCAGAAGGCCATTTCCTCAGCGAAAAGGATACCATAAACACCATTTTGCTCAGTGACAATGGCAAAGACCTAAAGTGGCTAAGGCATGAGGCTAGGTGCCTGTGAGCTATATTCAATTGTTGCAACAATATTAACATATTTCTGATATATTTGTCCTGAAGCTGACTGAATCACATTCCTCACGTGGTCCAACACGTGCTCACCTGGTGTAAGTGAACAACATTAACAAAGTTCATCACAACAAAAGCGGATCTGGTATGTTGTTTATAGATGGATTGAAGAGCTATTAAATTGGGGTATCTGATTGCTCAATGTTGATGGTACTGCAACTCTCGTAGTGAGAGGGCAACCCATTTCCTCCTTCCGAATCATTCCATCATGTCATTCCTCATTCATACTTGAGAGTATTTATGGGTTCTGCTTGTAGGTCTCGCTCTTGGCGGAGTGGGTGGACTCGTCGATCTGTGAGATTGTTAGCAAGTTGCTCCTCATAATAATTCATCCTGATCCTCTACTGAGCTTCCATTCCAAAACTGGAAAGAGCTGAGTTGAGGTTGATtcggctttttttttt is part of the Fusarium poae strain DAOMC 252244 chromosome 4, whole genome shotgun sequence genome and encodes:
- a CDS encoding hypothetical protein (TransMembrane:4 (o19-40i52-71o132-156i163-179o)); this translates as MATETASSLPPDLFDQTTIISLLSTLAIVFAAYITSLKFLPSSSSGTLRFLFIWHLADALCHFLLEGSFLYHCFFSHLPLLKDAKTDLFPTPAGFLGYSDRVYGAQSGGDNPFAMLWMVYAKADKRWAGVDLAVVSLELLTVFFDGPLAIYVCYCLAKKDPKVSIWMIILATCELYGVLA
- a CDS encoding hypothetical protein (BUSCO:16145at5125), with amino-acid sequence MGDNSEKHIHFQDGDYGSDGYSDDDAKAVEVVFDPGNPYRRKSSMVASEIKAPVMRHPTRRDECLVHQFLDSQRRAKDAACSASDLDSETSMGNGSSYMSSRPDPSQANLHKTLNGDSVEAIRDEGLDSIVDPKVKKCRAVVEPGSMDHSGQADQQAWTQQMTKSMSEFDLGGYQEDVRSRLLTKQQLSDMAWGVRELSRRLSSMRLRFKVKSIFILTKIYDQDLIPKTRELVKWLLNHNHEVAYTVYVQDKLKTNKKFDVSGIVDEVSKGYVQKDGADEQTVKDTLNKRLRYWDENMCRARPHTFDFVISLGGDGTVLYASWLFQRIVPPVLSFALGSLGFLTKFDFEEYQETLTTAFTKGVTVSLRLRFEGTVMRSQPRKKSQLDGGSDEDEDQPRDLVEELIGEEREDEHTHRPDGTFEILNEVVVDRGPNPTLSTTEIFGDDEHFTSVLADGICVSTPTGSTAYNLAAGGSLCHPENPVMLVTSICAHTLSFRPIILPDTIVLRVGVPYGARTSSWASFDGRERVELKPGDYVTISASRFPFASVQAEGRRSEDWVNSISGKLGWNTRQKQKSYKEWEK